Proteins encoded in a region of the Prunus persica cultivar Lovell chromosome G4, Prunus_persica_NCBIv2, whole genome shotgun sequence genome:
- the LOC18779633 gene encoding proline synthase co-transcribed bacterial homolog protein codes for MMGANRHHKVQEEETQWPYVYHMNPTTSHFTETRTKAQEEETQYTACMAAPAVENAAVSALRSVMLRVRHAAERSGRNPGQVRVVAVSKTKPVSLIRQVYDVGHRRFGENYVQEILDKAPQLPEDIEWHFVGHLQSNKAKLLLAGVPNLALVEGVDNEKIANHLDRAVSNLGRNPLKVLVQVNTSGEVSKSGIDPSGCVELAKHVKFRCPNLQFSGLMTIGMPDYTSTPENFRMLSKCRAQVCKALDMAEEHCELSMGMSGDFEQAIEMGSTNVRIGSTIFGPRDYAKKQPD; via the exons aTGATGGGTGCAAATAGACACCACAAGGTGCAGGAAGAAGAAACCCAATGGCCTTACGTTTATCATATGAACCCCACAACTTCACACTTCACAGAAACCAGGACCAAGGCCCAGGAAGAAGAAACCCAATACACAGCTTGCATGGCTGCTCCAGCTGTCGAAAACGCCGCCGTTTCGGCGCTCCGGTCGGTCATGCTCCGAGTCCGGCACGCTGCGGAGCGGTCGGGTCGGAATCCGGGTCAGGTGAGGGTAGTAGCGGTGTCGAAGACTAAGCCCGTTTCTCTCATCCGCCAAGTATACGACGTCGGCCACCGTCGTTTTGGCGAGAATTACGTCCAGGAAATCCTCGACAAAGCTCCTCAG CTTCCTGAAGACATAGAATGGCATTTTGTTGGGCATTTGCAGAGCAACAAAGCGAAATTGCTTCTGG CTGGAGTCCCGAATCTGGCCTTGGTTGAGGGCGTAGATAATGAGAAG ATTGCAAACCATCTTGATCGAGCAGTGTCAAACCTTGGTAGAAATCCTTTAAAGGTCTTGGTCCAAGTAAATACCAGTGGAGAAGTAT CCAAATCTGGTATCGATCCTTCTGGTTGTGTTGAACTTGCGAAACATGTCAAATTTCGGTGCCCAAATCTACAGTTTTCTGGCTTAATGACAATAGGGATGCCAGACTATACATCAACTCCAGAAAACTTCAGG ATGCTATCAAAGTGTAGAGCTCAGGTCTGCAAGGCGCTTGATATGGCTGAGGAGCACTGTGAGCTATCAATGGGCATGTCTGGTGACTTTGAACAAGCG ATTGAAATGGGCAGCACCAATGTCAGAATTGGATCCACCATATTCGGGCCGAGGGATTATGCAAAGAAGCAACCAGATTAG
- the LOC18780846 gene encoding cytochrome b561 and DOMON domain-containing protein At5g35735: MLGTTKSVILMTLTISSFLFTISEQYSNCSPINPMNITNCKKLITLGAEFGWNIHSNNQIDILFSIKISGDHRAKWLAWGVNPDPHRPKMVGTRAIIGISQPNGTLAVRKYNITSDTRLGCRLQPSQDFDDVIVKTMKGDMQADKYMSIFATLILPPDPAAYNISKLNHVWQVGFEADAVHLEPKMHSTALQNVDSTETLNLTSARGISIGHRRHHLRKVHGILNIVGWGTLLPLGVIIARYYRRYPFHCQKWYVLHVSCQIVGYSLGTAGWAIGLWLGHASRHYSFPTHRILAMFIFAFTTLQMLALRLKPTPSDDYRKYWDMYHHFLGYALLAVISLNIFNGIAILKPDKTWLWAYIGVLSVFAVIALGMEIFTWGKFIFTSRKNRQPTAAVSADNNAEAPQAWQGSGPQSEGPGPQSEGPQANKTRIAN; the protein is encoded by the exons ATGTTGGGCACTACCAAATCTGTAATTCTCATGACATTGACCATTTCctcctttctcttcacaaTTTCTGAGCAATATTCCAATTGCAGCCCCATCAATCCCATGAACATTACCAACTGCAAGAAACTAATCACTCTGGGAGCTGAATTTGGGTGGAATATTCACAGCAACAACCAAATTGACATCTTGTTCAGCATTAAAATTTCTGGTGATCACAGAGCAAAATGGCTAGCCTGGGGTGTGAACCCAGATCCACACCGGCCGAAGATGGTCGGGACCAGGGCTATTATAGGCATTTCACAGCCCAATGGGACATTGGCAGTCAGGAAGTACAACATCACCAGTGATACAAGGCTGGGTTGTAGGCTGCAGCCTTCACAAGATTTTGATGATGTCATCGTCAAAACCATGAAAGGTGATATGCAGGCTGACAAATACATGTCAATATTTGCAACCCTAATTTTGCCTCCTGATCCAGCTGCATATAACATTTCAAAGCTGAACCATGTGTGGCAAGTTGGGTTTGAAGCTGATGCTGTTCATCTGGAGCCTAAGATGCATTCCACTGCTCTCCAGAATGTGGACAGCACAGAAACTCTGAACTTGACCTCTGCCCGCGGTATTAGCATAGGACATCGCCGGCACCACCTCAGAAAG GTGCATGGGATTCTGAATATTGTGGGGTGGGGAACACTGTTGCCATTGGGAGTGATTATAGCAAGGTACTACAGAAGATATCCTTTTCATTGTCAAAAATGGTATGTCCTTCACGTCTCCTGCCAGATTGTTGGTTACAGCCTTGGCACAGCTGGTTGGGCAATCGGGCTATGGCTTGGACATGCTTCCAGACACTACAGCTTCCCCACTCACCGAATTCTCGCCATGTTCATATTTGCATTCACCACATTACAA ATGCTTGCCTTGCGTTTAAAGCCCACCCCAAGTGATGACTACCGCAAGTACTGGGACATGTACCATCATTTTCTAGGGTATGCACTACTGGCTGTGATCTCACTGAACATATTCAATGGCATTGCCATCTTGAAGCCAGATAAAACCTGGCTATGGGCTTACATCGGGGTCCTTTCTGTATTTGCTGTCATTGCGTTGGGTATGGAGATTTTTACTTGGGGTAAGTTCATATTTACATCACGAAAAAATAGACAACCCACCGCAGCAGTATCTGCAGATAATAATGCAGAAGCACCTCAAGCGTGGCAGGGCTCAGGCCCACAATCAGAGGGCCCAGGTCCACAATCAGAGGGCCCACAAGCTAATAAAACTAGGATTGCCAATTAA